The proteins below are encoded in one region of Planctopirus limnophila DSM 3776:
- a CDS encoding BamA/OMP85 family outer membrane protein has protein sequence MFTLLWAIFWAGTAVHGQSAPSGSPVPAKADRNSLSTPLFVPPAAFTSGSRSPVARGQNGDDLEPWMLDEPGQATSPTVKTVSSTKSDQETGRARLEEDRPVLPGGFSKPQVTPAGGTTPQRKTLAQVMHPEDELLLDEKDRDSGNFPKFDPMKKKPGQILRTSAEEQAPAEVDFNSQVVEVRVEGNDTIQVREIEKHIKVRPNRTVNERLIKQDVDALVRTRWFTTVEPYVRQTDEGLVVIYRVLERPIVRDVQYIGNQKIKTSVFEGLTNLKPGSPYDISANRECARRIEAHYKDKGYSFATCTLEKGDSRDEREVVFRIHEGPKVGVDAIRFEGNEFFSDSLLKTKKVSKTRVLRLFGGKYDESTIPDDKESLRQYYHSLGFFEVEITHRVDFNESKSSATYVYVIKEGPRYKIRNISVEGNNVLTEAEIRQYINFKTGDPYSARDIATDVDKIRSRYGEQGRLFATVDAIPQFLETPGELDLIIRINEDKIYVVREFRVHIEGDYPHTRHNLPRNISRIHPGDLADPKLIKKSERQLAGSEYFEGGPQNGPRLEISRVSEIAWLQDRSQLAEGGDSKALGQSEFLSPKPDFLSEANCLPTQNSSTSGSSAGRVQSRSASNGAGAGSPSVQQEPEGRSYLNGSGFSQPSVPTPSRTVGKAPSSQPSSKKTEPDSGADDPDGIYFMPGSMLKVEQPQSVDASDPHVSVVRGQTRDMRAPQNYEYDNSPQGDPYGNPRRFDQNIYDNSVPPEFIDIDAYLKEARTGRLMFGVGVNSDAGVIGNIVLSESNFDIFRPPTSFEDIVNGTAWRGAGQRFRLEAAPGSEVSRYTVDWSDPYFMDSDYNIGVSGFYYTRFLEFWQEQRLGVRPRVGRQLTPEWSVSGAIRIEDVQVDNPVFPQPESLTEVVGSNFLTTGRIGLAHDTRDAPFNPSEGHFIEMSYEQAFGDFVYPKLELNAWQYFTTYRRPDGFGKHILSLHADVGWTGSDTPIFENFYAGGFQSFRGFRFRGVSPVNTGVRTGGNWMFLGGAEYQMPVTANEMLHLVAFTDFGTVTEDVTLNNFRLSVGGGLRITLPAMGPAPIALDWAVPIMKEEFDRTQLFSFYIGFTR, from the coding sequence GTGTTCACACTGTTGTGGGCGATTTTCTGGGCAGGAACTGCTGTGCATGGCCAGTCCGCACCATCAGGCTCACCGGTACCCGCCAAAGCTGACCGCAATTCACTCTCGACACCGCTTTTCGTGCCACCAGCAGCTTTCACTTCGGGATCACGCTCGCCGGTTGCTCGTGGACAGAATGGAGATGATCTTGAACCCTGGATGCTCGACGAACCAGGTCAGGCCACATCACCCACCGTCAAGACGGTCAGCAGCACCAAGTCCGACCAGGAAACAGGCCGTGCTCGCCTCGAAGAAGATCGACCAGTTCTGCCAGGTGGATTCTCGAAACCACAGGTGACGCCCGCAGGTGGTACAACTCCCCAGCGAAAAACGCTGGCACAGGTCATGCATCCCGAGGACGAACTTCTCCTCGATGAAAAAGATCGCGACAGTGGCAACTTCCCGAAGTTTGACCCGATGAAGAAAAAACCTGGGCAAATCTTGCGAACTTCAGCCGAAGAGCAGGCCCCGGCCGAAGTCGACTTCAATTCCCAGGTTGTCGAAGTTCGTGTCGAAGGGAACGACACCATCCAGGTGCGAGAAATCGAAAAGCATATTAAGGTCCGCCCCAATCGCACTGTTAACGAACGCCTGATCAAACAGGATGTGGACGCTCTGGTACGCACTCGCTGGTTCACCACCGTCGAACCCTACGTTCGACAAACCGACGAAGGTCTCGTCGTCATCTACCGTGTCCTGGAGCGGCCGATCGTTCGCGATGTGCAGTATATTGGCAACCAGAAGATCAAAACATCCGTCTTCGAAGGGCTCACCAACTTAAAGCCCGGCAGCCCTTACGATATCAGCGCCAATCGTGAATGTGCTCGCCGAATTGAAGCTCACTACAAAGACAAAGGCTATTCGTTTGCGACTTGTACGCTGGAAAAGGGCGATTCCCGCGACGAACGAGAGGTTGTCTTCCGCATTCATGAAGGCCCCAAAGTGGGTGTGGATGCCATTCGCTTCGAAGGAAATGAGTTCTTCAGCGACAGCCTGCTCAAAACCAAGAAAGTTTCCAAAACCCGGGTTCTCAGGCTCTTCGGTGGTAAATATGACGAATCGACCATTCCGGATGATAAAGAAAGTCTGCGGCAGTACTATCACAGCCTTGGCTTCTTTGAAGTCGAAATTACTCATCGAGTCGACTTTAACGAGAGCAAGTCAAGTGCTACCTATGTCTATGTGATTAAGGAAGGCCCTCGATACAAGATTCGCAATATTTCCGTGGAAGGGAACAACGTTCTTACTGAGGCCGAAATTCGTCAGTACATTAACTTCAAGACGGGCGATCCTTATAGTGCCCGCGACATTGCGACAGATGTTGACAAGATTCGTTCCCGGTATGGTGAACAGGGACGACTCTTTGCGACGGTCGATGCGATCCCACAGTTTCTGGAAACACCCGGTGAGCTCGATCTGATTATCCGTATCAATGAAGACAAGATCTACGTCGTCCGCGAGTTCCGCGTGCATATTGAAGGCGATTACCCTCATACGAGGCATAACCTGCCCCGGAACATCTCGCGAATTCACCCGGGTGATCTCGCCGATCCTAAACTGATTAAAAAATCGGAACGACAACTTGCTGGATCTGAATATTTTGAGGGTGGGCCTCAGAATGGACCTCGGCTAGAAATTTCGCGAGTCTCCGAGATCGCCTGGCTGCAGGATCGGAGTCAACTGGCTGAAGGTGGCGATTCCAAGGCACTCGGTCAGTCAGAGTTTCTTTCGCCAAAACCGGATTTTCTGTCAGAAGCGAATTGTCTGCCAACTCAAAATAGTTCGACTTCTGGTTCATCAGCAGGGCGAGTCCAATCACGATCTGCTTCGAATGGGGCAGGTGCTGGAAGTCCATCCGTGCAGCAGGAACCGGAAGGACGCAGCTATCTGAATGGCAGCGGATTTTCTCAACCTTCAGTACCAACGCCATCGCGGACCGTCGGAAAAGCTCCCAGTAGCCAGCCATCCTCGAAAAAGACCGAGCCAGATTCCGGGGCAGACGATCCCGACGGGATCTATTTCATGCCCGGCTCGATGTTGAAAGTCGAGCAGCCTCAAAGTGTCGATGCCTCTGATCCACACGTCAGCGTTGTTCGCGGGCAGACGCGTGACATGCGTGCTCCTCAAAACTATGAATATGATAACAGCCCCCAGGGAGATCCCTACGGCAATCCTCGTCGCTTTGACCAGAATATCTATGATAACTCGGTTCCACCAGAATTTATTGATATCGATGCGTATTTGAAGGAAGCTCGCACCGGGCGGCTGATGTTCGGCGTCGGTGTGAACAGTGATGCCGGTGTGATTGGTAACATTGTTCTCAGTGAATCGAATTTTGATATCTTCCGCCCACCCACCAGCTTTGAAGATATCGTCAATGGCACGGCCTGGCGTGGAGCTGGTCAGCGATTTCGCTTGGAAGCGGCACCAGGTAGTGAGGTCAGTCGCTACACCGTCGACTGGTCAGATCCCTATTTCATGGATAGTGACTACAATATCGGTGTCAGTGGTTTCTACTACACTCGATTTCTCGAGTTCTGGCAGGAACAACGCTTAGGTGTGCGGCCACGTGTTGGTCGGCAGTTGACGCCTGAGTGGTCAGTTTCCGGAGCGATTCGTATTGAAGATGTCCAAGTAGATAATCCTGTCTTTCCACAACCGGAGAGTCTAACGGAAGTGGTCGGAAGTAATTTCCTGACGACAGGCCGCATTGGTCTGGCACATGATACGCGCGATGCCCCGTTTAATCCTTCGGAAGGACATTTTATTGAAATGTCCTACGAACAGGCCTTTGGTGATTTTGTCTATCCCAAGCTGGAGTTAAATGCCTGGCAGTACTTTACGACTTATCGCCGTCCCGATGGTTTCGGTAAACATATTCTCTCTCTCCATGCCGATGTGGGTTGGACAGGGAGCGATACACCGATCTTCGAAAACTTCTATGCTGGTGGTTTCCAATCGTTCCGCGGCTTCCGGTTCCGTGGTGTCAGCCCCGTGAATACCGGCGTTCGTACCGGTGGTAACTGGATGTTCCTCGGTGGTGCCGAGTATCAAATGCCAGTCACCGCCAACGAAATGCTGCATCTGGTGGCATTCACTGACTTCGGTACAGTCACCGAAGATGTGACACTCAATAACTTCCGTCTGTCAGTTGGTGGTGGCTTGAGAATCACTCTGCCAGCGATGGGGCCCGCACCCATTGCTCTCGACTGGGCTGTTCCCATCATGAAGGAAGAATTCGACCGGACACAACTCTTCAGCTTCTACATCGGCTTTACTCGATAA
- a CDS encoding 3-deoxy-D-manno-octulosonic acid transferase codes for MEWLVSRSLNLGYLALLLVASPWILWNRLVHGKYREGFREKVLGDLRLSQRVDASPDNGRPLWLHAVSVGEVLLLKPLIADWIRFYPQVPVVLTVTTQTGRGVAEKMIRDLGAKQIEVRYFPLDFSWSVNRAIRQLQPLAIVLVELEIWPNLVLAARQQAVPVMVINGRLSERSFRGYHRFVGFFRWLLKEISCVGAQTKEYAARFEKLGVPASRVVVTGNLKYDRIETCRQNPRTIALREHFGFHSKDIVWIAGSTQHPEEALAIDAWLSLRKEFPCLQLMIVPRHRERFEEVAQLILAKGCQPLRRTSPTPHNSPHNELPPIRLLDTLGELGAAWGLADLAFVGGSLTNRGGQNMIEPAGYGAALFFGPNTQNFKQTVDLLLANQAASVVSSGADLATFVRKLLENPQQRILQGQAAQQLVLDQSGAVEKTLELITTHSKILKTGSAGGLGNLGAGVIHDHAA; via the coding sequence ATGGAATGGTTGGTCAGCCGGTCTTTGAATCTCGGTTATCTGGCACTACTGCTGGTCGCCAGCCCGTGGATTCTCTGGAATCGACTGGTGCATGGAAAGTACCGCGAAGGGTTTCGCGAAAAAGTTCTGGGCGATCTCCGTCTTTCGCAAAGGGTGGATGCGTCTCCGGACAACGGGCGGCCTCTCTGGCTGCATGCCGTCAGTGTGGGGGAAGTTCTCCTCCTCAAACCATTGATCGCGGATTGGATTCGCTTCTACCCGCAGGTTCCAGTTGTGCTGACTGTCACCACACAGACGGGCCGGGGTGTCGCCGAGAAAATGATTCGCGATCTGGGGGCGAAACAGATCGAGGTACGTTACTTCCCGCTCGATTTCTCATGGAGTGTCAACCGGGCGATCAGGCAACTGCAACCACTGGCTATTGTTCTCGTTGAACTGGAAATCTGGCCTAATCTGGTTCTGGCTGCTCGCCAGCAAGCCGTCCCTGTCATGGTGATTAACGGTCGTTTAAGCGAACGGAGCTTTCGGGGCTATCACCGCTTTGTCGGATTTTTCCGCTGGCTGCTGAAAGAGATTTCCTGCGTCGGAGCCCAGACAAAAGAGTATGCCGCACGATTTGAGAAACTTGGAGTTCCGGCCTCACGCGTTGTTGTGACTGGAAATCTCAAATATGACCGCATTGAAACCTGCCGACAGAATCCCAGAACGATTGCTTTACGGGAGCACTTCGGCTTTCATTCCAAGGATATCGTCTGGATTGCGGGCAGCACACAACATCCGGAAGAAGCCTTGGCAATCGATGCCTGGTTATCACTCAGAAAAGAATTTCCTTGCCTGCAGTTGATGATTGTCCCCAGGCATCGGGAACGCTTTGAAGAAGTGGCTCAACTGATTCTCGCAAAAGGTTGTCAGCCACTGCGGAGAACATCACCCACTCCGCACAACTCCCCGCATAATGAGCTCCCTCCCATTCGTTTGTTGGATACACTTGGGGAATTGGGAGCCGCCTGGGGATTGGCTGATCTGGCTTTTGTGGGTGGCAGCCTGACCAATCGCGGCGGGCAAAATATGATTGAGCCGGCCGGTTATGGCGCAGCACTATTTTTTGGCCCCAACACCCAGAACTTCAAGCAGACAGTGGACTTACTCCTGGCCAACCAGGCAGCAAGTGTGGTTTCCAGCGGTGCCGATCTCGCAACTTTCGTCAGAAAATTGCTGGAGAACCCTCAGCAGCGAATTCTCCAGGGTCAGGCGGCTCAGCAACTCGTTCTTGATCAAAGTGGAGCTGTTGAAAAAACACTTGAGCTCATCACCACCCACTCAAAGATTCTGAAAACAGGAAGTGCTGGCGGTTTGGGCAATCTGGGTGCAGGGGTGATCCATGATCATGCAGCGTAA
- a CDS encoding chloride channel protein, with translation MNKRRDFINEHALLLLRWLLTSAMLSVTVGSASALFLWLLDLATRTQQSSPYWLWSLPFWGAISAWLYLFFGREAGQGNNLVIAEIQHPMKGLPWFMAPLIVLATILTHLGGGSAGREGTAVQMGAGLAGIWARWTKPWLGEDYREILLMGVAAGFGGVFGTPVAGAIFAAEVLSVGRLPTSAILPCLLASCGADFVCTTVGGTHLHYPVDWAELNPSGWLHRLGIVGLIILLGAVAGLVAKGFSEGLHLAGRWYAKLLPDPIRRIAVGSLVVVFVAEFVVGRDYLGLGTTNLNPHAVTIGSCFRAGGAHDWSWLCKLLLTILTLACGLKGGEVTPLFFIGAALGNVLAVKTGLLPVDVAAALGFVAVFSAATNAPLASSVLAIELFGPDRIEYVFAACFSAWLVAGGSSIYSTQHPGWGKMLKETAGNHPLDTNTST, from the coding sequence TTGAACAAGCGGCGTGATTTCATCAATGAGCATGCACTGCTGCTCCTTCGCTGGCTGCTGACAAGTGCCATGCTCAGCGTAACAGTCGGGAGTGCGAGCGCACTTTTCCTCTGGCTCCTCGATCTCGCCACGAGAACCCAGCAGAGCTCCCCGTACTGGCTCTGGTCGCTGCCATTCTGGGGAGCGATTTCTGCCTGGCTGTACCTGTTTTTCGGGCGAGAAGCCGGGCAGGGAAATAACCTGGTCATCGCGGAAATTCAGCACCCGATGAAAGGGTTACCCTGGTTTATGGCACCATTGATTGTGCTTGCCACCATTCTCACGCATCTCGGTGGTGGTTCGGCAGGTCGCGAAGGAACTGCCGTCCAGATGGGAGCTGGTTTGGCAGGCATCTGGGCCCGCTGGACGAAACCGTGGCTGGGTGAAGACTATCGCGAGATCCTGTTAATGGGGGTGGCCGCTGGCTTTGGTGGCGTTTTTGGAACACCAGTCGCCGGTGCGATCTTTGCTGCGGAAGTCCTTTCGGTCGGAAGGCTGCCGACCTCTGCGATCCTGCCGTGCCTGCTCGCTTCCTGCGGAGCCGATTTTGTCTGCACGACGGTCGGGGGAACTCATCTGCATTATCCTGTGGACTGGGCAGAACTGAATCCATCAGGTTGGCTGCATCGTCTGGGAATCGTAGGGCTGATCATACTCCTGGGAGCTGTTGCCGGGTTGGTTGCCAAAGGGTTCTCTGAAGGATTGCATCTGGCCGGTCGCTGGTATGCCAAACTTTTACCTGATCCTATTCGCCGAATTGCCGTGGGAAGTCTGGTCGTCGTCTTCGTGGCCGAGTTCGTGGTGGGCAGAGATTATCTGGGATTGGGGACGACAAACCTCAATCCTCATGCGGTCACAATTGGCAGTTGTTTTCGAGCGGGTGGTGCTCACGACTGGAGCTGGCTCTGCAAACTCCTCCTCACCATTCTCACCTTGGCCTGCGGCCTCAAAGGGGGCGAAGTGACGCCTTTGTTTTTCATTGGGGCCGCACTGGGGAATGTGCTTGCAGTCAAGACGGGGCTATTACCTGTCGATGTCGCTGCCGCTCTCGGGTTTGTGGCCGTGTTCTCGGCAGCAACCAATGCGCCTCTGGCCAGTAGTGTACTCGCCATCGAACTCTTCGGGCCTGATCGGATCGAGTACGTCTTCGCAGCCTGTTTTTCGGCCTGGCTGGTGGCTGGAGGTTCGAGCATTTATTCGACCCAGCATCCAGGTTGGGGCAAAATGCTGAAAGAAACTGCAGGAAATCATCCGCTCGACACAAACACATCCACCTGA
- the secA gene encoding preprotein translocase subunit SecA, which yields MELIDKIGDATNAVISGVERTLTRLFGSSNERRVRQIGFVRDRQGATTITPGSTLDQINQLEPVMEKLTDDELKQTTSRLRAKLSAGQTLDDILPEAFAAVREGGKRFMRMRHYDVQMVGGFILHKGMIAEMMTGEGKTLVATLPAFLNGLAGSVHVITVNDYLALRDMEWMAPLYTGLGLTVGAIQSNMREPERQKAYACDITYGTNNEFGFDYLRDNMKPRKDLQVQKRRQYAIIDEIDNILIDEARTPLIISGPAHDDVTKYPKAHRIGLQLKRDIHFEVKEKEHTCHLTDEGIRYAEELAGVESFYTAGNMEWPHLIDNSLRAIHLYKRDVNYIVENDEIIIIDEHTGRKMEGRQWSDGLHQAVQAKENVRIKEDTQTFATVTLQNFFKLYPKLSGMTGTAMTEANEFWKIYKLDVVAVPTNRPTQRINYPDAIYRTVKEKWDAVIEEVKEVHATGRPVLVGTVSIENSEHLSRKLTQQGVKHNMLNAKYHEREAEIIAQAGRLGAVTISTNMAGRGTDIILGGNPEYLAWDELKNTYVSRLDVPKSVWNETTKRIAVREGMDSEGKKVAELGGLHVVGTERHDSRRIDLQLRGRAGRQGDPGSSRFFLSLEDDLMRKFGGEWVKDWLTAMGMQEGERIESGMVTSRIEAAQKKVEERHFESRKHLLEYDEVMDEQRKRVYGYRQSILDGAICRPLILNMIDRQLNRWTKTFLSPQYRWETAANWAGQKFGVQVDASDVRDMDYDRMVDYLRDQAERQAEDQIREQMEENLPADLDDRERNWSAMSRWVNNHFGINTNDRELRKIGIDELQIYLYQRAKDAIGRYEFEPLTEYLSEDWGRRSLAGWIQHQFGLDIPPQEFEGLEPPAAVVHIRSRILDHYTRKEITFPVSVGMSQFLAETGGQSTERYDRSGLVAWSNARFHTRFSPDQFDNLSRASIESALILKSEQFAPPAGILEEIQQLVIQTCGEVPEDRDLDPNKASAKTTAKTPKAPFRPISPEAAHRLAQWSNDRFGSELEADDFEDKDVTKARDYLIEQFTRRYRPELHTAERMLILECLDGAWKDHLYYMDHLRSNIGLVGYAQKDPKVEYRREGMRAFEQMWDRIGDQVTGAIFRIEDVSPDFVGSLWSVTSETHAAPGSVADLSEDGSSNMVAHRGEGANGSPVVETIRNSSQRVGRNDPCPCGSGKKFKKCCGQ from the coding sequence ATGGAATTGATTGACAAAATTGGTGATGCGACAAATGCGGTCATCAGCGGTGTGGAACGGACTCTCACCCGGTTGTTCGGCTCATCGAACGAGCGGCGTGTGCGGCAGATTGGCTTTGTGCGCGATCGCCAGGGGGCCACAACGATCACTCCGGGATCCACGCTGGATCAGATCAATCAGCTTGAACCCGTCATGGAAAAGCTAACGGATGACGAGCTGAAGCAGACCACTTCCAGGCTCAGAGCCAAATTGAGTGCGGGTCAGACACTCGATGACATACTGCCGGAAGCCTTCGCTGCGGTACGCGAAGGTGGCAAGCGTTTCATGCGAATGCGTCATTACGACGTGCAGATGGTGGGGGGCTTTATCCTTCACAAAGGCATGATTGCCGAAATGATGACGGGGGAAGGTAAGACGCTGGTTGCGACTTTGCCGGCCTTTCTCAATGGGCTGGCGGGAAGTGTGCATGTCATCACGGTGAACGACTATCTGGCACTGCGAGATATGGAATGGATGGCCCCTCTCTATACGGGACTAGGCCTGACTGTCGGTGCCATTCAATCCAACATGCGCGAGCCTGAGCGTCAGAAGGCCTACGCCTGTGATATTACCTATGGCACGAACAACGAGTTTGGCTTCGATTATCTGCGCGATAACATGAAGCCGCGTAAAGACCTGCAGGTTCAAAAGCGCCGCCAATACGCGATTATCGACGAAATTGATAACATTCTGATCGACGAAGCCAGAACCCCGCTCATTATCTCAGGGCCGGCTCACGACGATGTCACGAAGTATCCCAAAGCTCACCGTATCGGTCTGCAGCTCAAGCGGGATATTCACTTTGAAGTCAAAGAAAAAGAACATACCTGCCATCTGACCGATGAAGGGATTCGCTACGCTGAAGAACTGGCAGGAGTGGAGAGTTTCTATACAGCGGGCAATATGGAATGGCCGCATTTGATTGATAACTCACTGCGGGCGATTCATCTCTACAAGCGGGATGTCAACTATATTGTCGAGAATGATGAGATCATCATTATTGATGAACATACTGGCCGTAAGATGGAAGGCCGTCAGTGGAGTGATGGCCTGCATCAGGCTGTGCAGGCGAAAGAAAACGTTCGTATTAAAGAAGATACACAGACCTTCGCTACGGTGACATTACAAAACTTCTTCAAGCTGTATCCTAAGCTGAGCGGTATGACCGGTACCGCCATGACGGAAGCCAACGAGTTCTGGAAGATCTATAAACTCGATGTGGTCGCCGTCCCTACAAACAGACCGACACAGCGCATTAACTACCCTGATGCGATCTACCGCACCGTTAAAGAGAAATGGGATGCGGTCATCGAAGAAGTGAAGGAAGTTCACGCGACAGGAAGACCAGTCCTTGTGGGAACGGTCTCTATCGAGAACTCGGAGCATTTGAGCCGCAAGCTGACACAGCAAGGTGTGAAGCACAACATGCTCAACGCCAAGTATCACGAGCGGGAAGCTGAGATTATTGCTCAGGCAGGCCGGTTGGGTGCAGTGACGATTTCGACCAATATGGCCGGTCGTGGTACGGATATTATTCTGGGCGGTAACCCTGAATACCTGGCTTGGGATGAGCTAAAGAACACTTATGTTTCGCGACTTGATGTCCCGAAATCGGTCTGGAATGAAACAACAAAGCGTATTGCTGTCCGTGAAGGAATGGACAGCGAAGGAAAAAAAGTTGCCGAGCTGGGTGGCCTGCATGTGGTCGGTACCGAGCGGCATGACAGCCGGCGAATCGACCTGCAGTTACGCGGTCGTGCGGGTCGGCAAGGCGACCCGGGTTCCAGCCGGTTCTTCCTGTCGCTCGAAGACGACCTGATGCGAAAGTTCGGTGGCGAGTGGGTGAAGGACTGGCTCACGGCCATGGGGATGCAGGAAGGTGAGCGTATTGAAAGCGGTATGGTCACTTCTCGTATTGAAGCTGCCCAGAAGAAGGTCGAAGAGCGACACTTCGAATCGCGTAAGCATCTGCTCGAGTATGACGAAGTCATGGATGAGCAGCGCAAACGCGTTTATGGCTATCGGCAATCAATTCTCGATGGGGCCATTTGCCGCCCACTGATCCTGAATATGATCGACCGGCAGTTGAACCGGTGGACGAAGACCTTCCTGAGTCCGCAGTATCGCTGGGAAACTGCTGCTAACTGGGCGGGACAGAAATTTGGTGTTCAGGTTGATGCCAGTGATGTCCGGGATATGGACTACGACCGGATGGTTGATTACCTGCGTGATCAGGCCGAGCGGCAGGCGGAAGATCAGATCCGCGAGCAGATGGAGGAAAATCTGCCAGCTGATCTGGATGATCGCGAACGCAACTGGTCGGCGATGAGCCGGTGGGTCAACAACCACTTCGGCATCAATACCAATGATCGCGAACTGCGTAAAATCGGTATCGATGAGCTGCAGATTTATCTCTACCAGCGGGCGAAAGATGCCATTGGACGATATGAGTTTGAACCATTGACTGAATATTTGTCTGAAGACTGGGGACGCCGCTCATTGGCTGGGTGGATCCAGCATCAGTTCGGGCTGGATATTCCGCCACAAGAGTTCGAAGGTCTCGAACCACCGGCAGCGGTAGTTCATATTCGCAGCCGGATTCTGGATCATTACACACGTAAAGAGATCACCTTCCCCGTATCGGTGGGGATGTCGCAATTCCTGGCGGAAACGGGTGGTCAATCGACAGAGCGCTATGATCGCAGTGGTCTGGTCGCGTGGTCGAATGCTCGTTTCCATACACGCTTTTCACCGGATCAGTTCGATAATCTCTCTCGAGCAAGTATCGAGTCGGCTTTGATTCTGAAGAGTGAGCAGTTTGCGCCACCAGCCGGAATTCTCGAAGAAATCCAGCAACTGGTGATTCAAACCTGTGGCGAAGTTCCTGAAGATCGTGATCTCGACCCTAATAAGGCGAGTGCGAAAACAACAGCGAAAACGCCCAAAGCTCCATTCCGTCCGATCAGCCCCGAGGCGGCACATCGTCTGGCTCAATGGTCGAATGATCGGTTTGGATCGGAACTCGAAGCCGATGATTTCGAAGATAAAGATGTCACCAAGGCGCGCGATTATCTGATTGAGCAGTTCACCCGGCGCTATCGACCGGAACTGCATACTGCTGAGCGGATGCTCATTCTGGAATGCCTCGACGGGGCCTGGAAAGATCATCTGTATTACATGGATCACTTGCGATCGAACATCGGACTGGTGGGTTATGCCCAGAAAGATCCGAAGGTCGAGTACCGCCGCGAGGGGATGCGCGCCTTCGAGCAGATGTGGGATCGAATTGGCGATCAGGTGACGGGTGCCATTTTCCGCATTGAGGATGTCAGCCCGGACTTCGTTGGCTCTTTGTGGAGTGTGACTTCAGAAACGCATGCCGCTCCGGGATCTGTGGCTGATCTGTCGGAGGACGGTAGCTCCAACATGGTGGCTCACCGCGGTGAAGGTGCCAATGGCAGCCCGGTGGTAGAAACCATTCGCAACAGCAGCCAGCGTGTGGGGCGTAACGACCCCTGCCCTTGTGGCAGTGGTAAGAAGTTCAAGAAGTGCTGTGGTCAATAA